A window of Selenomonas ruminantium subsp. lactilytica TAM6421 contains these coding sequences:
- a CDS encoding cobalamin B12-binding domain-containing protein — translation MEKKIRVLVAKPGLDGHDRGAKVVARALRDAGFEVIYTGLRQTPEQIAEAALQEDVNVVAMSILSGAHGHLFPKVVDLIRGNGMTDTLIIGGGVIPDGDIPALKEAGVAEVFTPGTPTSDVVNFIKENVKL, via the coding sequence ATGGAAAAGAAAATCAGAGTTCTTGTTGCCAAACCGGGCCTTGATGGCCATGACCGCGGTGCAAAGGTTGTTGCCCGCGCCCTGCGTGATGCCGGCTTTGAAGTTATCTACACGGGCCTGCGCCAGACTCCGGAACAGATTGCCGAAGCTGCCCTGCAGGAAGACGTTAACGTTGTTGCCATGAGCATCCTGTCCGGTGCCCATGGTCACCTATTCCCGAAAGTCGTTGACCTCATCCGTGGCAATGGCATGACCGATACACTCATCATCGGCGGCGGCGTTATTCCCGATGGCGATATCCCGGCCCTCAAGGAAGCTGGCGTAGCAGAAGTGTTCACGCCGGGCACTCCGACCAGCGATGTGGTCAACTTCATCAAGGAAAATGTAAAGCTCTGA